AAGCCCTTCAATTGTTTAGGCTTTTTTGGTATTCAACCCCTATTGAAATGTGCTTCTTGAGTTGATTGGaactaaataaattacttaCTCGGAGTCTTCTTATAACAAAAAAGTGACTTGAACTCTTTTTATGGAACATGTCGATGATATGACACTGCAAATGGTATTCCTTTGAAATGGTGTTCGCAAAAAGCTTAATGCAGAACATGGGTGTCAAGCTATTTGAAAATAACATTAAGATCAATTCGTAGAAGCTGTGGTTTTGAATTTGGCAAAATTGACAAATTCCCACGCGATTGATTTATTCATAGAGTTGATGGCTTTGGCTGatttttatcaataaataaGAAGATATAAATGTTATATGCTTGATTAAACGGTTTTATATTTCTACACCATAATGAATTTCCctaagattaacatttttctcttttttttcatggcagtaaatacatttttttttattaactaatttattcataattgtttgttttgtatataATATATGAAATGATTAATATTTGACATGATTTCCTTACAATTTAATTGCAATATCATTAATCTGCGTTTTTACTGTTCACTCTTAGacatatatatatatctatATGCAACTACATACATtctatttaatatatatatatagttatatatttaataatgtaaaaaagggaaaactatttttaaattattttttttttgtttttttatttgtatatcttTTATGTAAACAATTTCTTTGTGATAAAAATTCTGACTTTTaatctcaattaaaaattatttttatttatttattataaacatacattctattattatttattattagtcTAAAAGTAAGTTATCTAACAACTAgtcattgttaaaaaaaatgtaaaatagtacatatttatatatataatttcgcAATACATACTATGATTGATTGAGAGACAGATAGAAAGAGAgagataattattttttattttatattttcttacattttaggATTTTGtctaagatttttgttttaaaaaaaattgaatctacTGAGAGTTTtcgatatataaatatatttcgaAATATTGGCGATCAATAATGTTATTTCTAAAGTTACCAAATAATTTACTTAGTCCaaagaaaaaggaaaagttaaaattcATAATCAGGAGTTGAAAACGTAATAgacaataatttttgttttattcacaattatctcacaaaaaattaatgcacATCATGTAActatttaagtaattttttttttaaattagataaatttaaataaatacaaaaatttgccTAGTACCGTTTTGGGGTTTCTTTTacctaaaataattaatttaaatcacATAAAATGTTTTGGAATTTATATTTCTCTGGCTTGCAGGCATAGAATGTCTACATAATAACAGGAATTTTTCCTAAATAGCTAATTTTTTTGTCTCGAAGAGTAAttaacagatttaaaaaaaataataataatatttaaaatcattTGGTGCTttagatttttcattttataaatgcacTTGGAGTCTTTGTCTGACAAAGCGAATGCACAAGtgtttttatgttgttttttttttttaagcaatttaaCAATCTTATTTGTAGATtcaagtttgtattttttttttgtttttttttttttaattttttttaaaataaatattaaaatatattcttatatCTTTATCATAATAAATAAGAcgtcttgtaaaaaaaatgtttaaatgcaaagactacatacaaaaaaatattgtaaaattttatttatcaacGAATATTTAATGAGACttccctttgttttttttttttttttcaaatactgcAATGGATTTCACTTTATACATTTACAACTATTTATTGTTGTTACCGCACCCGATTTACTTTTAGACCGGCTCAAAAGTATTGGGCAAATTTGGACAAGAAATACATAAAGTgtaaccaacaacaaaaaaaaggagtaCCTATGATTCTAATGATTCTCGAGCGACATAATTACTTTGGGTTAATTCTTACACGCCGATTGATTGTTATTATTACTGTTATTGTATTTAGTCTTAACTAGGATTATTTTCTGATTCAGACTTGGTACAGAGGTAGAGATTACATTGCTACTGTCACCGCTACTATTTAGAATGATGTTCGTTGGTTGTTTGGTTAAATGACTCGCTGAGGATGTTGTGGTACCAGTCTTAGAAGGGATAGCAATAATATTCGGTGATGTTGATGATACTGTTGTTATGACGGCTCCCTCCGAAGGCTGACTATATATTGCACGCATTTTTTGATGACCTCCACCGGCTACAATCTGTGCGATTTTAACTCCATTAcgattctaaaaataaatagaaattcaaatattaaaaatgatgtATAAAAAACTATAGAAGTTGTAAAATTAATCTTTTACGGCTTTAATTATTACAAGCTTAAGTTTTCACATGTTTTGTAACTTTTAAATATGTTAACGGTTAAAAAAAcatatgttatttatttaaacagtACTAAAAACTGCAAGATTAGAGTCAGGATCTTGTTCTATAGAATCAAGGTTCCTGGGCTtaggtattttatttgatttaaaaaaaaaaaattattttggtggTGATTATGAACGAgtacgaaaacaaaaataaaatattgtcggGTTTGGATGGACGATCTGACAAAAAGGAATAGACCAGTACAAAGTTTTTCCATCGTTTAAAAATTGTCGAAACTTGATCTCATACGAAGAGCTGATGCTTtgctttttgcttttttttttttctattttatgatCCCATTTTGAAAATGCGTTTGTAAGTTTAATTGAAAATGAGCGTAAGAAGCGAAGAAGAAGTGTTGcatgtttttataaatgaataaacatttttactaTAAACATTCGGATCATAGTTAAGTGTTTCCTGGCTTGACTTCTTTgctttctggaatttttttttgaggaagttCTAACGTTCATACGTTTATAAACAAAACTGTCAGATATACAAATATTTGGAAGTCTGTATtgtttctgttcattttttttttctgcagttCAACATAtcctttcgaaaaaaatgtggTGTACCCTGTACCAGTTATCGCAGGCACTAGTTCTGCGGTTGTGATCCATTCAAACTGATGAGGAGTTTCAGGGACCCTGGGACACCCTTTCTATGTTCGATCGCTAAACCGAACCTCCTTGAGGTTTAGGTTCCATAATGCCAAGCATTTTTTACCGATAAAAAGGCTGTATTCAAGTTCTGTTACGCTATAAATTCCTTTGAatagaatgagcttctggcgcATAAATGCTATAGGTTaggttgttaatttttttcgaagtctatctgaaactttgtacacatGAAGTTAAGGCGTCGCtctgtatataaaaaatgttttgaaagtcCGGATTTGTAAGTATGAGACTTGATACCTTTAACTTGTGTTGCAGTTGAAATACACTTATTGCTTCGTCTGTCATTTCGAAAGTGTTTCCTTTTGTCAAGCAGTTGAACAATGGTTGTGCTATAAACGCACAATTTTTGAATTCATATATACTTACATTTTGGATTTGTTTTCGATTCTGTAGTATTTTTGCAGCCACATCGTTGCCTGTCAGCAAGAGATTTTGATGCTGCCCGTGTATTTGCACTCCACTGGCTAAATACATTGTCTGCACTGGAATTGTCATGATTTTCTTTTCACCATCATCCTGCTGCaaaacataagaaaaacaaaaaaatgtcaaacaatTCATAAaagcaattgatttttttgaacttACCAATGGACTCACAGATTTTCGATCTTGTAAGTTTTCATCAAATCCAGAGTCAGATGAATTGTCATTAAATTTAGTTGCCACTGATTGCACGGAGGAACATGGCACATTATCCAAACccattttcttaagtttttcttGTGATACTGCCGATACAGGTTTTATCAGGAACGGTTTGTCCACAGTCTTAACCATGTGTTTAATATCCGTCAATTCAGATGGTTTAAGTCGAAGTGTATTGAATTTCTCCAAGGAATGTTTGACAATTTTTCCCGTGTCTGATTTTACCTTATGCATAAATGAACTCGATTTACTGCTTGTTTTATGAAtagcttgttgttgttgttgttgttgatgatgatgatcaaaTGGAGCGGCCATCTTGCCTTGTGTTATCTGAAGATGACTATTGTGGAGACCAAGGTCAATAGGATTCAGTTTGGCAACTTTAACTGCTGATGAGGTAGGAAGTGAGTTGGGAAGAACTTtgaaatctagtacaaaatcAGTCTTGGGAGGATTGTTGTTGGTATTGATGTTGGTATTTGTGTTGTTgctgttatttatttgtttcataTCACCGAGGGGGAAACTCTCTGATTGACGTTTGTAAAATAAGTGGTGTTTCTTTAGCACCGGTGTGGGATTACGATTGGCTGGCGGATTGAAAGGCAACTGATATAGAGTTGGCTTAATGCTAAATTGTTGTGGAGCGCTGAGTTGAGAGACTAATGGTAATGGCTTTGCTGCTGCTGGAATATCCACTGTCTTCTTCCGCTGCTGATGTTCAGCACACGGACTGTAGTTTTGAATATCTAAAATAATAGCACCAAGATCTTTGTTTTCAAACACAATACCACAGCAAGATTTCCTTTTAACCCATAAGTTCTCATCGAAGAATTGTACTTGGTCAGTATTAATATTGCGGAACTTCTTCGGTGGTAGACATTTTCGTTTACTACTGCCACGGCGATTGATTGCTTGTCGAATTTTAAGACTAGCCGATTCGATTGCTCTGGTTGGTGAATATTGCACATCTTCGCAATCGCTGTCAAGAGATTCGGGTGTCAAAGGCAGCGATTGGCTTTCCCATGATTTATTTGTTACAgctatgttttttaatttgcttttgtctttaacatttttctttttgtttttcttgaagA
This DNA window, taken from Episyrphus balteatus chromosome 2, idEpiBalt1.1, whole genome shotgun sequence, encodes the following:
- the LOC129908869 gene encoding uncharacterized protein LOC129908869, whose amino-acid sequence is MFSFHKPRVYRSAEGCCICRAKSSSSRFTDSKKYEEDSVKCFDLREARHGEICNACVLLVKRYKRLPVGSNRHWGHVVDARAGPGMKSMTKFKKHKDDCTSVSTNGSDRSANNQKSLIPEKFSKIFKKNKKKNVKDKSKLKNIAVTNKSWESQSLPLTPESLDSDCEDVQYSPTRAIESASLKIRQAINRRGSSKRKCLPPKKFRNINTDQVQFFDENLWVKRKSCCGIVFENKDLGAIILDIQNYSPCAEHQQRKKTVDIPAAAKPLPLVSQLSAPQQFSIKPTLYQLPFNPPANRNPTPVLKKHHLFYKRQSESFPLGDMKQINNSNNTNTNINTNNNPPKTDFVLDFKVLPNSLPTSSAVKVAKLNPIDLGLHNSHLQITQGKMAAPFDHHHQQQQQQQAIHKTSSKSSSFMHKVKSDTGKIVKHSLEKFNTLRLKPSELTDIKHMVKTVDKPFLIKPVSAVSQEKLKKMGLDNVPCSSVQSVATKFNDNSSDSGFDENLQDRKSVSPLQDDGEKKIMTIPVQTMYLASGVQIHGQHQNLLLTGNDVAAKILQNRKQIQNNRNGVKIAQIVAGGGHQKMRAIYSQPSEGAVITTVSSTSPNIIAIPSKTGTTTSSASHLTKQPTNIILNSSGDSSNVISTSVPSLNQKIILVKTKYNNSNNNNQSACKN